One genomic region from uncultured Cohaesibacter sp. encodes:
- a CDS encoding hydroxymethylglutaryl-CoA lyase encodes MYAFDGCVLIEDEFLRDGLQNEKRAFSVEEKLGFVAQLEEAGVQRIQIGSFVHPKWVPQMANTDELFTRLKPREGVTYTALVLNGAGLDRALAVGVRHLSISVSASETHSQKNTNRSVDEGRAKIKPVIEKALGEGVSVRAGIQSALGCGFEGHIDPDRVSEIARDFAAMGVQEINIADTAGLSNPRAVYALCCRLRDEIQADVALSLHLHDTRGLGIANFVAGLHAGVRIFDAAAGGLGGCPFVPKATGNIATEDVAFACEEMGIKTGINWQMLKAPIEQAEALLERTLPGRMAHMPPPPWAQLSEEK; translated from the coding sequence ATGTATGCGTTCGACGGATGCGTTCTGATCGAAGACGAATTCTTGCGCGATGGCTTGCAGAATGAAAAGCGCGCATTTTCCGTAGAAGAGAAGCTTGGTTTCGTCGCTCAGCTTGAAGAAGCTGGCGTCCAGCGCATTCAGATTGGCTCCTTCGTTCACCCCAAGTGGGTGCCGCAGATGGCAAATACCGATGAACTGTTTACGCGCTTGAAGCCCAGGGAAGGCGTAACCTACACCGCGCTCGTGCTCAACGGTGCCGGTCTTGATCGGGCTCTTGCTGTCGGGGTGAGGCATCTTTCCATTTCCGTATCTGCATCAGAGACCCATTCGCAGAAAAATACCAACCGCTCGGTTGACGAGGGCCGTGCCAAGATCAAGCCCGTTATCGAGAAGGCACTTGGCGAAGGCGTCAGCGTTCGAGCAGGCATTCAATCAGCACTCGGATGCGGTTTTGAAGGCCATATCGATCCGGATCGCGTCAGCGAGATCGCACGCGACTTTGCCGCTATGGGCGTACAAGAAATCAACATCGCTGATACCGCGGGATTGTCCAACCCACGAGCCGTCTACGCTTTGTGCTGTCGTCTGCGCGATGAAATTCAGGCCGATGTGGCGTTGTCTTTGCATCTGCATGACACCCGTGGCCTTGGCATTGCCAACTTCGTTGCCGGTTTGCACGCCGGCGTAAGAATTTTCGATGCGGCGGCAGGTGGTCTTGGGGGATGTCCGTTCGTACCCAAGGCAACCGGAAATATAGCAACAGAAGATGTGGCTTTTGCCTGCGAGGAAATGGGCATCAAAACCGGAATCAACTGGCAGATGCTCAAGGCGCCGATTGAACAGGCAGAAGCCTTATTGGAGCGCACGCTCCCGGGCCGCATGGCCCACATGCCACCACCACCCTGGGCGCAACTCTCGGAGGAAAAGTGA
- a CDS encoding TIM barrel protein produces MRDYSLAYLTVPGVTPPEQVEIAAKAGFSHASFRLIHLGVAGEPEINPTDPAVISATKKAMQDTGIKCIDVELAKIHRDIEPESFVPAFEAGAELGASQVICSAWTDVRNDRGYIVEQFAHICSLAEPFGLTINLEFPAFSRLATLDECVEILELAGCPNQGLLVDTLYMHFNKCPLFALERVPSEWINFLHVCDADDVAYTKDEMIRIARDARLYPGEGAIDFSVINYLFPDLPLSIELPNAERSASLGHEQHARNCLEAAKSVFEGGSQFADQQNGLAG; encoded by the coding sequence ATGCGTGACTATTCTTTAGCCTATTTGACAGTGCCGGGCGTAACGCCGCCCGAACAGGTCGAAATCGCCGCGAAAGCGGGCTTCAGCCATGCCAGTTTTCGCCTTATCCATCTGGGTGTCGCCGGAGAGCCGGAGATCAACCCGACCGATCCCGCCGTGATCAGTGCCACCAAGAAGGCGATGCAGGACACGGGCATCAAATGCATCGATGTGGAACTGGCCAAGATTCATCGCGATATTGAGCCGGAGAGCTTTGTGCCAGCCTTTGAGGCAGGGGCAGAGCTGGGCGCGTCTCAGGTTATCTGCTCGGCTTGGACCGATGTGCGCAACGATCGCGGCTATATTGTCGAGCAATTTGCTCACATCTGCTCACTGGCCGAACCGTTCGGCCTGACGATCAATCTCGAATTTCCCGCCTTTTCGCGTTTGGCAACATTGGATGAATGCGTGGAAATTCTGGAGCTTGCGGGCTGTCCCAATCAGGGGCTGCTGGTTGATACGCTCTATATGCATTTCAACAAATGCCCGCTATTTGCGCTGGAGCGGGTGCCCAGCGAATGGATCAATTTCCTGCATGTCTGTGACGCCGACGACGTTGCCTACACCAAGGATGAGATGATCCGTATTGCTCGAGATGCCCGGCTTTATCCCGGCGAAGGGGCGATTGATTTTTCCGTCATCAACTATCTGTTCCCGGACCTGCCGCTGTCCATCGAGCTCCCCAATGCGGAGCGCTCGGCCAGCCTGGGTCACGAACAGCATGCACGCAACTGCCTCGAGGCTGCCAAGTCGGTCTTCGAGGGTGGGTCGCAATTTGCCGATCAACAGAATGGATTGGCAGGCTGA
- a CDS encoding aldehyde dehydrogenase family protein, with the protein MAREITEQEKQTVAEMIERARAAMEEIKDYDQAQVDRLAQALGWNCGNEKTFVRIAQMGVDESGIGDRAGRAGKRFKILGVLRDALRQKSVGVIEVDEAKGLTKIAKPAGVIASLIPTTNPELTPPVTGIYAIKCKNAVIFSPHPRAKKTTAEMVRVMRETCKKLGAPEDLFQCVAEPSIPMTNELMAECDVTFATGGKPMVKAAYSSGKPAYGVGAGNSTMVIDETAEVDIAAMNSRISKTSDFGSGCSADGNLVIAEQIYDDMKAALIKEGGYLCNAEEKEKIKKALWKDDGGRRVETVAISAQRIAEFAGFEIPEDRKFIMVEQEEIGKEHKFSGEKLCVVMALYKFRDFDDAMAKIRAIYEVGGKGHSCGIYSNDDDRILRHAMNAPVSRVMVRQPQSKANAGSFENGMPMTSSLGCGIWGGNITNENVSLKHYMNVTWVARPIAADRPTDEELFGEFYNTETM; encoded by the coding sequence ATGGCACGAGAAATAACCGAACAGGAAAAACAAACGGTCGCTGAAATGATTGAACGCGCCCGTGCGGCCATGGAAGAAATCAAGGATTATGATCAGGCGCAGGTGGATCGTCTGGCACAGGCCCTTGGCTGGAACTGCGGCAATGAGAAGACTTTTGTCCGCATCGCCCAGATGGGCGTGGATGAAAGCGGCATCGGCGACCGCGCCGGACGCGCAGGCAAACGCTTCAAGATTCTTGGCGTTCTGCGCGATGCCCTGCGTCAGAAATCCGTTGGTGTGATCGAGGTGGATGAGGCCAAGGGGCTGACCAAGATCGCCAAGCCGGCTGGCGTCATCGCTTCGCTTATTCCAACCACCAACCCCGAGCTGACCCCGCCGGTCACCGGTATCTATGCCATCAAGTGCAAGAATGCCGTTATTTTCTCGCCGCATCCACGCGCTAAGAAAACCACAGCGGAAATGGTTCGCGTGATGCGTGAAACCTGCAAAAAACTGGGCGCCCCGGAAGATTTGTTCCAGTGTGTGGCCGAGCCTTCCATTCCCATGACCAACGAATTGATGGCCGAATGTGACGTCACCTTTGCAACCGGTGGCAAGCCGATGGTGAAAGCGGCCTATTCTTCAGGCAAACCGGCCTATGGCGTGGGAGCGGGCAACTCCACCATGGTGATTGACGAGACCGCTGAAGTGGATATCGCCGCCATGAATAGCCGCATTTCCAAAACCTCGGACTTCGGCTCGGGCTGCTCGGCAGACGGTAACCTCGTTATCGCTGAACAGATCTACGACGACATGAAGGCGGCTCTCATCAAGGAAGGCGGCTATCTCTGCAATGCCGAGGAAAAGGAAAAGATCAAGAAAGCCCTCTGGAAGGACGATGGGGGACGGCGCGTAGAGACCGTTGCCATTTCTGCCCAGCGCATTGCCGAATTTGCAGGCTTTGAAATTCCGGAAGACCGTAAATTCATCATGGTCGAGCAGGAAGAAATCGGCAAAGAGCATAAATTCTCCGGCGAGAAGCTCTGCGTCGTCATGGCACTTTATAAATTCAGGGACTTTGACGATGCCATGGCCAAGATCCGTGCCATCTATGAAGTCGGCGGCAAGGGCCATTCCTGCGGCATCTATTCCAACGATGACGACCGCATCTTGCGGCACGCCATGAATGCTCCGGTCAGCCGTGTCATGGTGCGTCAGCCACAATCCAAGGCCAACGCTGGCAGCTTCGAAAATGGCATGCCAATGACCAGCTCGCTGGGCTGCGGCATCTGGGGTGGCAACATCACCAACGAGAATGTTTCGCTCAAGCATTACATGAATGTCACCTGGGTTGCTCGCCCCATTGCTGCGGATCGCCCGACTGATGAAGAACTGTTCGGTGAGTTCTACAACACGGAGACCATGTGA
- a CDS encoding thiamine pyrophosphate-binding protein, which translates to MNDQSIPNKEKTAASHLVKYLEARGVEHIFGLCGHTNIAVLAALADSDIEFVTVRHEQISAHAADGYARVTGKASVVLSHLSPGLTNATTGVANAALDCTPMVVIAGDIPSYYYGKHPHQEVNLHADGAQYEIYRPFVKRAWRVDTPELFPEIMEKAFALAESGQPGPVLVNVPMDFFSAEIDPALWQRQMANAKTLIKPSIDDETARLIVERLINAKNPVIYAGGGVMLSRAFDELRELVDHLDLPVAYSLMGKGAIPDTHPLVLGMTGFWGTPLTNQTTLNADWILGLGTRFKEADCSSWYPDYTFNIGEGASKLIHIDIEPQEIGRNYPVEIGAVADLKSALKVLVRVAKEMKPEGINRPELRKVIDDFRADFVQSNKEMQESDAFPMMPERILADLRDVMPDDAILTSDVGWNKNGVAQQFDIRTPGTALIPGGFATMGFGPPAAVGAKIAAPDKVVISLVGDGGFGQNPAVLATAAEMELPVIWVVMNNNAFGTIAGLQLAHYGLNYGTLFPKAETPVEQLPDYAAVARAYGCEGVRVKSAAEFKPALEAAIASGRPTVLDVAMINNPTPTSGHWNILDIYSPQGGVGHVATN; encoded by the coding sequence ATGAACGACCAGAGCATTCCAAACAAGGAAAAGACAGCCGCCAGTCACCTCGTGAAATATCTCGAAGCGCGTGGCGTTGAACATATCTTTGGCCTGTGTGGCCATACCAACATTGCAGTCCTCGCAGCCTTGGCTGATTCCGACATCGAGTTCGTGACCGTGCGTCACGAACAGATCAGTGCGCATGCGGCTGATGGCTATGCCCGGGTTACGGGCAAGGCCTCCGTCGTTCTGTCACACCTGTCCCCCGGCCTGACCAATGCGACGACCGGTGTCGCCAATGCGGCGCTGGACTGCACCCCGATGGTGGTGATTGCCGGTGACATCCCCAGTTACTATTACGGCAAACATCCCCATCAGGAAGTCAACCTGCATGCTGATGGCGCCCAATATGAGATCTATCGGCCTTTCGTGAAACGGGCCTGGCGTGTTGATACGCCGGAGCTGTTCCCCGAAATCATGGAAAAGGCCTTTGCGCTGGCAGAAAGTGGCCAACCCGGGCCGGTCTTGGTCAATGTGCCGATGGATTTCTTCTCTGCCGAGATCGATCCTGCTTTGTGGCAGCGCCAGATGGCCAATGCAAAGACGCTGATCAAGCCCTCCATCGATGACGAAACGGCGCGTCTCATTGTCGAACGTCTCATCAATGCCAAGAACCCGGTCATCTATGCCGGCGGTGGCGTCATGTTGTCTCGTGCGTTCGATGAGTTGCGCGAACTGGTCGATCATCTTGATCTGCCGGTTGCCTATTCCCTGATGGGCAAGGGCGCCATACCAGACACGCATCCACTGGTGCTGGGTATGACAGGCTTCTGGGGTACGCCGCTTACTAACCAGACCACGCTCAATGCGGATTGGATTCTGGGCCTTGGGACACGCTTCAAGGAAGCGGACTGCTCGTCCTGGTATCCCGACTATACCTTCAATATCGGTGAAGGGGCCTCCAAGCTCATTCACATCGATATCGAGCCGCAGGAAATCGGCCGCAACTATCCCGTTGAGATTGGCGCGGTGGCAGATCTCAAGTCCGCCTTGAAGGTGCTCGTGCGGGTGGCCAAGGAAATGAAGCCCGAAGGCATCAACCGGCCCGAGCTGCGCAAGGTTATCGATGATTTCCGCGCTGACTTCGTGCAGTCCAACAAGGAAATGCAGGAGTCTGATGCCTTCCCGATGATGCCTGAACGCATTCTGGCGGATTTGCGGGATGTGATGCCGGATGATGCCATCCTGACCTCCGATGTGGGTTGGAACAAGAACGGCGTGGCCCAGCAGTTTGATATCCGCACACCGGGCACAGCCCTCATTCCGGGCGGTTTTGCGACCATGGGCTTTGGCCCTCCGGCAGCTGTTGGCGCCAAGATTGCCGCTCCGGACAAGGTGGTCATCAGCCTCGTCGGGGATGGTGGCTTCGGGCAGAATCCGGCCGTTCTTGCAACCGCTGCGGAGATGGAGCTGCCGGTGATATGGGTGGTCATGAACAACAATGCGTTCGGCACCATCGCAGGCTTGCAGTTGGCCCATTATGGCCTCAACTACGGCACCCTGTTTCCCAAAGCAGAGACGCCTGTTGAACAGTTGCCGGACTATGCCGCCGTTGCCCGCGCTTACGGCTGCGAAGGCGTGCGCGTCAAATCAGCCGCCGAGTTCAAGCCAGCCCTTGAAGCGGCCATAGCCAGCGGGCGCCCGACGGTGCTCGATGTGGCCATGATCAACAACCCGACCCCAACCTCGGGCCACTGGAATATCCTCGACATCTACTCACCGCAAGGTGGCGTAGGGCACGTGGCAACCAATTAA
- a CDS encoding TIM barrel protein yields the protein MKTSISTVSIAGDLSEKLTAIAAAGFNGIEIFEQDFITFDGSPETVGKLVRDHGLTIDLLQPMRDFEGFSGAARTRAFDRAERKFDLMEQLGTDLLLVSSSDHPEALGGIEQIAEDFRDLGERAAKRGLRIGYEARAWGRVISDYRDAWEVVRMADHDSVGLILDSFHILARNNPLNAIRSIPGQRIFHVQLADAPKIEMNLEYWSRHFRTMPGEGELDLLSFMSSVAATGYKGPIALEILNDQFRSGRPRAIAVDGQRSLLNLMDKVRQAEPHLALNVPKMPVREPIRGVEFVEFAASDKDAGNLAQMLSALGFVATAKHIAREVTLWQQGDIKLVVNTSKEGFAHSAYVMHGLSVCDIGLLVDDASAAAERARILGASPFMQKRLVGELNIPAVRGVSGSVLHLLDRSSPLAKVWSVEFEPIEEDINTSGVGLTSIDHVAQVVNDEDMQTWTLFYESIFALDKTPLVDVSDPSGFVHSRAIQSSDGAFRLTLNGVQTHRTFAGRFVADSSGSSVQHLAFRTDNLLETAAKLKERGFEPLPISENYYADLATRFDLDDDFLKQLSEANIFYDEDENGAYLQLYSRPYGDGFFFEIVERRANYHKYGAPNAAYRTAALKRLSRPSGMPRK from the coding sequence ATGAAAACATCGATTTCGACCGTCTCTATTGCAGGGGATCTCAGCGAGAAGCTGACGGCTATTGCAGCAGCCGGTTTTAACGGGATCGAAATTTTCGAGCAGGATTTCATAACCTTTGACGGGTCTCCTGAAACTGTTGGCAAATTGGTCCGCGATCATGGTCTGACCATCGATCTTCTTCAGCCTATGCGCGATTTTGAAGGCTTCTCCGGTGCCGCGCGTACCCGCGCGTTTGATCGCGCTGAACGCAAGTTCGATCTGATGGAACAACTGGGCACGGACCTGCTTCTGGTGAGCTCATCTGATCATCCCGAAGCGTTGGGCGGTATCGAGCAGATCGCCGAGGATTTCCGCGACCTGGGCGAACGCGCAGCCAAGCGCGGCTTGCGTATTGGCTATGAAGCCCGCGCCTGGGGACGGGTCATCTCTGACTATCGGGATGCTTGGGAAGTGGTCCGTATGGCCGATCATGATTCTGTCGGCCTCATTCTCGACAGCTTCCATATTCTGGCGCGCAACAATCCGCTCAATGCCATCCGCTCCATTCCCGGTCAGCGGATTTTCCATGTGCAACTGGCCGATGCACCCAAGATCGAAATGAATCTGGAATATTGGTCCCGCCACTTCCGCACCATGCCGGGAGAGGGGGAACTGGATCTGCTCTCCTTCATGTCATCGGTTGCTGCCACGGGCTATAAAGGGCCAATCGCCCTTGAAATCCTCAACGACCAGTTCCGCAGCGGCAGGCCGCGCGCCATTGCCGTTGACGGTCAGCGCTCGCTGCTCAACCTGATGGACAAGGTGCGTCAGGCCGAACCGCATCTGGCGCTCAATGTGCCCAAGATGCCGGTGCGCGAACCGATCCGCGGCGTGGAATTCGTGGAATTTGCCGCCAGCGACAAGGATGCTGGCAATCTGGCCCAAATGCTTTCGGCCCTGGGCTTTGTCGCCACGGCCAAGCATATCGCCCGCGAGGTGACCCTCTGGCAACAGGGCGATATCAAGCTGGTGGTCAATACCTCAAAAGAGGGCTTCGCCCATTCAGCCTATGTCATGCATGGGCTTTCGGTATGCGACATCGGGCTGTTGGTGGATGATGCCTCTGCAGCGGCGGAACGCGCCCGTATTCTTGGCGCCAGCCCCTTCATGCAGAAGCGCCTTGTCGGGGAACTGAATATTCCCGCAGTGCGTGGCGTAAGCGGCTCTGTCCTGCATCTGCTGGATCGTTCAAGCCCGCTGGCCAAGGTCTGGTCAGTGGAGTTCGAACCGATCGAGGAAGACATCAACACCAGCGGCGTGGGGCTGACCTCCATCGATCATGTGGCGCAGGTCGTCAATGATGAAGACATGCAGACCTGGACCCTGTTCTATGAGTCCATCTTTGCGCTTGATAAAACCCCTCTGGTTGATGTGTCTGACCCAAGCGGCTTTGTGCATAGCCGCGCGATTCAAAGCTCGGATGGAGCCTTCCGCCTGACGCTGAATGGTGTGCAGACCCACCGTACCTTCGCTGGGCGCTTTGTTGCCGACAGTTCGGGCTCCTCAGTTCAGCACCTTGCCTTCAGAACGGACAATCTGCTGGAAACTGCTGCCAAGCTGAAAGAGCGTGGCTTTGAGCCGCTGCCGATTTCTGAAAACTATTATGCAGATCTGGCAACGCGCTTCGATCTGGATGATGATTTCCTCAAGCAACTGAGCGAGGCCAACATCTTCTATGATGAAGATGAGAACGGCGCCTATCTGCAGCTTTACAGTCGCCCCTATGGGGATGGTTTCTTCTTCGAAATCGTCGAAAGGCGGGCCAACTACCACAAATATGGCGCTCCCAATGCTGCCTATCGCACTGCTGCGCTCAAACGGCTTTCGCGGCCATCGGGCATGCCTCGAAAATAG
- a CDS encoding MarR family transcriptional regulator: protein MDMKEAEQHVGYLLFEVSRLFRRRYEEQSKCCGLTLQQARVIGFLSHHTDGLSQATLAHSVDSDPMTISGILDRLEKRNLVKRVQDPEDSRAKLVTATAEGKELFIHARSISRELFDQILGNLKDGHREILMESLKSIRDQLIDMSPENKESQK, encoded by the coding sequence ATGGATATGAAGGAAGCAGAGCAGCATGTGGGCTACCTTCTTTTCGAGGTATCCCGCCTGTTTCGTCGTCGCTATGAAGAGCAGTCCAAGTGCTGTGGGCTGACCTTGCAGCAGGCCCGCGTCATTGGATTTCTGTCGCATCATACTGATGGTTTGTCTCAAGCAACGCTGGCGCATTCGGTTGACAGCGATCCGATGACCATCAGCGGCATACTGGATAGGCTTGAAAAGCGCAATCTGGTTAAGCGCGTTCAGGACCCAGAAGACAGCCGTGCCAAGCTGGTGACCGCAACTGCAGAAGGCAAAGAGCTCTTCATCCATGCGCGCAGCATCAGTCGCGAACTCTTTGATCAGATACTCGGCAACCTGAAGGATGGGCACAGGGAAATCCTGATGGAAAGTCTGAAAAGCATCCGAGACCAGTTAATAGATATGTCTCCCGAAAACAAGGAATCACAGAAATGA
- a CDS encoding HlyD family secretion protein, translating to MSARTTTVADNVTELEIESDASTPESEDRIPASAPLPQSEENTADKSKKKMSGRFLLMVSVPLLIVLGGLWVWLTGGRFEETDNAYAHQTKVAISADISGRISFVGVKDNQHVSAGDVVFTLDPEPFQIAVDEQKAALAEARLDVEQLKVSFHTAKASLASARDTLAVQQELYDRRAILANKGIASSSTLDELKLSLLAAKNAVTTAEKQVDSARAALGGDPSIPTDEHPTVRTEIATLELAERNLRKTTIKAPSAGVIAQVDDMNVGQFVTAGSAMATLFEADDTWVEANFKETQLEGIKVGMPVDVTFDAYPSTHFDGKVSSISAGTGAEFALIPAQNATGNWVKVVQRVPVRIELEQAPETANLRSGMSAVVSVDKGQSTLDKLKGI from the coding sequence ATGAGTGCTCGCACCACAACGGTTGCAGACAATGTGACCGAATTGGAAATTGAAAGCGATGCGTCCACTCCCGAGAGTGAGGACCGCATTCCCGCTTCTGCACCGTTGCCACAATCTGAAGAAAATACAGCAGACAAAAGCAAAAAGAAGATGTCAGGCCGGTTCCTTCTCATGGTGTCCGTGCCACTGCTCATCGTGCTGGGCGGCCTTTGGGTCTGGTTGACCGGAGGGCGATTTGAAGAAACCGACAACGCCTATGCGCATCAGACAAAGGTTGCCATCTCGGCAGACATTTCGGGACGGATCTCCTTTGTGGGCGTGAAAGACAACCAGCATGTTTCCGCTGGCGACGTCGTGTTCACGCTGGATCCCGAACCGTTCCAAATCGCCGTGGATGAGCAAAAAGCCGCTCTTGCCGAAGCACGTCTGGATGTTGAGCAACTGAAAGTGAGCTTCCACACCGCAAAGGCCTCTCTGGCGTCCGCCCGGGATACCCTGGCGGTTCAACAGGAGCTCTATGACCGACGCGCAATTCTGGCGAACAAGGGCATTGCCTCCAGCTCCACGCTGGATGAACTCAAGCTTTCCCTTCTGGCGGCCAAGAATGCCGTTACCACAGCGGAAAAACAGGTGGATAGCGCAAGGGCTGCGCTTGGCGGTGATCCGTCCATTCCAACCGACGAGCACCCAACGGTCCGCACCGAAATTGCGACGCTTGAGCTGGCCGAGCGCAACCTGAGAAAGACCACGATCAAGGCCCCGAGCGCTGGCGTTATTGCACAAGTGGATGACATGAATGTTGGTCAATTTGTTACCGCTGGCAGCGCCATGGCCACTCTGTTTGAAGCAGATGACACTTGGGTGGAAGCCAACTTCAAGGAAACCCAGCTGGAAGGCATCAAGGTTGGTATGCCGGTGGACGTAACTTTTGACGCTTATCCGAGCACTCACTTCGATGGCAAGGTAAGCAGCATCAGCGCCGGGACAGGGGCAGAATTCGCCCTGATCCCCGCTCAGAATGCAACCGGCAACTGGGTGAAGGTCGTGCAGCGCGTACCAGTGCGCATCGAACTGGAACAGGCGCCCGAAACAGCCAACTTACGGTCTGGCATGAGCGCAGTGGTTAGCGTCGACAAAGGCCAGTCCACTTTGGATAAACTCAAGGGCATTTAA
- a CDS encoding DHA2 family efflux MFS transporter permease subunit: MSHSVSDSQPAVVVANRALLTFGLMLATIMQVLDTTIANVALPHMSASLGAAQHEINWVLTSYIVAAAIATPITGWLSDRIGQKPLFLFAVTGFTVASALCGIATSLGEMVAFRILQGLCGAMIAPLAQTVIMNINPKERLAQAMAIYGMGIMVAPIIGPTLGGWLTESVNWRWVFLVNVPVGILCIVMLLVYMPNSDVRKRNFDFFGFAMLALGVGSLQLMLDRGSDNNWFESIETWVELGLVITGLWVYLVHSVTAKNPFVDLRIFKDSNFALASVVMFLIGLSLFSGLALLPPLLQNFLGYSVLSSGELMAPRGVASMAAMMIVGRLSHRVDLRLMMVFGALVMTVSLWMMTGFNLQMGSWPIILTGALQGFGMGFIFVPLSTMAFMTLSPKLRGDGTAMYALVRNMGQGIGVSVVSAVLTHMMQVNHAELASRITITSDAVHQHVPGLLSGVATSIYRVNALVTQQSAILSYIDDFWLMAALSLVSIPLLVLLRKPKKQPVKES; this comes from the coding sequence ATGTCTCACTCCGTATCCGACTCGCAACCTGCTGTGGTTGTCGCCAATAGGGCGCTGCTGACTTTCGGGCTGATGCTGGCCACGATCATGCAGGTGCTCGATACGACCATTGCTAACGTTGCCCTGCCGCATATGTCTGCATCGCTTGGGGCCGCTCAGCATGAGATCAACTGGGTTCTGACCTCTTATATCGTGGCGGCAGCCATCGCCACTCCCATCACGGGCTGGCTCAGCGACAGGATCGGTCAAAAGCCGTTGTTCCTCTTTGCTGTAACGGGCTTCACGGTGGCATCGGCTCTGTGTGGCATCGCCACAAGCCTTGGCGAGATGGTTGCCTTCCGCATCCTTCAGGGGCTGTGCGGTGCCATGATCGCACCGTTGGCGCAGACCGTGATCATGAATATCAACCCCAAGGAGCGTCTGGCACAAGCCATGGCGATCTACGGCATGGGGATCATGGTGGCCCCGATCATCGGGCCAACCCTTGGTGGCTGGCTAACCGAGAGTGTCAACTGGCGCTGGGTCTTTCTGGTGAATGTTCCGGTTGGTATCCTTTGTATCGTCATGTTGCTCGTCTATATGCCGAATTCGGATGTTCGGAAGCGGAATTTCGACTTTTTCGGCTTTGCCATGCTCGCGCTTGGTGTCGGTTCGCTGCAGTTGATGCTGGATCGTGGTTCGGACAATAACTGGTTTGAAAGCATTGAAACCTGGGTTGAGCTCGGGCTGGTGATTACTGGCCTTTGGGTCTATCTGGTCCACTCAGTCACTGCAAAAAATCCCTTTGTTGATCTGCGGATTTTCAAGGATTCAAACTTTGCCTTGGCCTCTGTTGTCATGTTTCTTATCGGACTGTCCCTGTTCTCCGGTCTGGCGCTCCTGCCGCCGCTGCTGCAGAATTTCCTCGGCTATTCGGTGCTATCCTCCGGCGAGCTCATGGCGCCAAGAGGAGTGGCTTCGATGGCCGCCATGATGATTGTCGGGCGGTTGAGCCATCGGGTGGATCTGCGCCTGATGATGGTCTTCGGGGCACTGGTCATGACGGTTTCTCTATGGATGATGACCGGCTTCAACCTGCAAATGGGATCTTGGCCGATCATCCTGACTGGCGCTTTGCAAGGTTTTGGCATGGGATTCATCTTCGTGCCCCTCTCCACCATGGCTTTCATGACGCTCTCGCCAAAGCTGCGCGGGGATGGAACCGCCATGTATGCACTGGTGCGTAATATGGGGCAGGGGATCGGGGTCTCAGTGGTTTCAGCTGTGCTCACCCACATGATGCAGGTAAATCATGCAGAATTGGCCAGCCGCATTACAATCACATCTGATGCCGTGCATCAGCATGTTCCCGGTCTTCTCTCTGGAGTCGCGACATCCATCTACAGGGTCAATGCGCTGGTAACCCAGCAATCGGCGATTCTGAGCTATATTGACGACTTCTGGCTGATGGCGGCTTTGAGCTTGGTCTCCATTCCTCTTCTGGTATTGCTCCGCAAACCAAAGAAGCAACCGGTCAAGGAATCCTGA